A stretch of Cyanobacterium sp. HL-69 DNA encodes these proteins:
- the ksgA gene encoding ribosomal RNA small subunit methyltransferase A, with product MAIRAKKQFGQHWLTSDIALNNIIRTAQLSKGDRILEIGPGTGVLTKRMLPYVDKLLAIEIDRDLCKLLVKEYGEKDNFLLLEGDFLELDIPDILGNFPHFSNYNKVVANIPYNITGPIIEKLLGTISSPNLNPLESIVLLIQKEVGDRLVAEPNNKIYGALSVRVQYLAECEIVCEVPAKDFRPRPKVDSVVVKITPRKLEKEVNNPKFLETIIKLGFSSRRKMLKNNLKSIVDNDKLEEILTNLNLNTLARAENLSLTDWILLSDELEKI from the coding sequence ATGGCAATTAGAGCAAAAAAACAGTTTGGACAGCATTGGTTAACTAGCGACATCGCTTTAAATAATATTATTCGTACTGCTCAATTAAGTAAGGGCGATCGCATTTTAGAAATAGGACCAGGCACGGGGGTTTTAACTAAAAGAATGTTACCCTATGTGGATAAATTATTAGCCATTGAAATTGACCGAGATTTGTGTAAATTATTAGTCAAAGAGTATGGAGAAAAAGATAATTTTTTATTGTTGGAAGGAGATTTTTTAGAGTTAGATATTCCTGATATTTTAGGCAATTTTCCTCATTTTAGTAATTATAATAAAGTAGTTGCTAATATCCCTTATAATATCACTGGCCCTATTATTGAAAAGCTCCTCGGTACTATTTCTAGTCCTAACCTTAATCCTTTAGAGTCAATCGTTTTACTCATTCAAAAGGAAGTGGGCGATCGCCTCGTAGCCGAACCCAACAACAAAATTTATGGAGCATTATCTGTCAGAGTTCAATATTTAGCAGAGTGTGAAATTGTCTGTGAAGTACCTGCAAAAGATTTTCGTCCTCGCCCCAAAGTTGATTCAGTAGTAGTCAAAATTACCCCCAGAAAGTTAGAAAAAGAAGTTAATAATCCTAAGTTTTTGGAAACTATTATAAAACTAGGTTTTTCTAGTAGAAGAAAGATGTTAAAAAATAACTTAAAATCTATTGTTGATAACGATAAATTAGAAGAAATTTTAACAAATTTGAACTTAAATACCCTTGCAAGGGCAGAAAATTTAAGCCTTACTGATTGGATTTTATTAAGTGATGAATTAGAAAAAATTTAA
- a CDS encoding TrkA-N:Sodium/hydrogen exchanger — protein sequence MEDSFTLTLLIIITVFAGISSQVLGEFFKIPSIVFLLIFGVLLGRDGLGILQPELLGVGLEVLVALAVAIILFEGGLNLELKQLDKVSGSLRNLVTIGTLITFILGGMAAHWLAEFPWEIAFLYASLVVVTGPTVVGPLLKQVAVDKRVATLLEGEGVLIDPVGAILAVVVLDTILNSSAYSFEIVTGLLFRLGIGAIIGGMGGWLLGSFQKNANFVPEELKNLVVLAGVWGIFGLSQMIISESGLMATVTAGIVVRASDIPEERLLLRFKGQLTVLCVSVLFILLAADLSIDSIFALGWGSVFTVLVLMFLVRPLSILICTWNSGLNWRQKTFLAWIAPRGIVSASVASLFSILLTQNGINGGDSIKGLVFLTIMMTVFAQGLSAGGVASLLKIKSNCAGGAVIVGCNQLGRLIGRIYQNEGESVVLIDTDKDACEKAKQDNLPVFESSGLDPQVMEKADITSVGTLVALTNNGDVNLMIAQRAIEEFAPPKVLAVFPKQNDNNVKANKQKINQPFINELPVKVWNQYLQDGLFRLGKTVIRGKGDAIDFQQVHIQALIASGEMLPLLVRRNGKLDIIQANEEWKLGDEIIYLLHDPRPQLLKRLSGVSASSRLNLEKLPKVEEIPLPVNIKQA from the coding sequence ATGGAAGACTCTTTCACTCTGACTTTACTGATCATCATAACCGTATTTGCAGGGATTAGTTCTCAAGTATTGGGAGAATTTTTTAAAATACCCAGTATCGTTTTCCTGCTCATATTTGGGGTGTTATTAGGTAGAGACGGTTTAGGCATATTACAGCCAGAACTTTTAGGAGTAGGATTAGAAGTATTAGTCGCCCTTGCTGTGGCCATTATTTTGTTTGAAGGGGGCTTAAACCTAGAACTAAAACAGCTAGACAAAGTATCAGGCAGTTTACGCAACCTTGTCACCATAGGCACCCTCATTACTTTTATTTTGGGTGGTATGGCGGCCCACTGGTTAGCCGAATTTCCTTGGGAAATCGCCTTTTTATACGCATCCTTGGTGGTTGTTACTGGCCCCACGGTAGTCGGTCCATTATTAAAACAAGTGGCCGTAGATAAGCGTGTGGCTACCTTACTAGAAGGGGAAGGGGTATTAATTGATCCTGTGGGTGCTATTCTGGCTGTGGTAGTATTAGATACCATTCTTAATAGCTCTGCTTATTCCTTTGAAATTGTCACAGGATTATTATTTCGTCTGGGCATTGGGGCGATTATCGGTGGTATGGGTGGTTGGTTACTGGGCTCATTTCAGAAAAACGCCAACTTTGTCCCCGAAGAATTAAAAAATTTGGTGGTTTTAGCAGGAGTATGGGGGATATTTGGACTATCCCAGATGATTATTAGTGAGTCAGGGTTAATGGCAACGGTGACGGCAGGGATTGTGGTGAGGGCTTCTGACATTCCCGAAGAAAGGTTATTATTACGCTTTAAAGGACAATTAACCGTATTATGTGTGTCGGTGTTATTTATCCTCTTGGCGGCGGACTTGTCCATTGACAGTATTTTTGCTTTGGGATGGGGTAGTGTCTTTACAGTTTTGGTACTGATGTTCTTGGTTCGTCCCCTCAGTATTCTGATTTGTACGTGGAATAGTGGCCTTAATTGGCGACAAAAGACTTTTTTAGCATGGATTGCCCCCCGTGGTATTGTATCGGCTTCCGTGGCTTCTTTATTCTCGATTTTGTTAACCCAAAATGGCATTAACGGGGGAGACTCTATTAAGGGATTAGTTTTCCTTACCATTATGATGACGGTTTTTGCCCAAGGTTTGAGCGCTGGGGGAGTAGCAAGTTTACTAAAAATAAAATCTAATTGTGCAGGGGGTGCGGTGATTGTTGGTTGTAATCAATTGGGGCGTTTAATTGGGCGTATTTATCAAAATGAAGGGGAATCGGTGGTTTTGATTGATACGGATAAGGATGCCTGTGAGAAGGCTAAACAGGATAATTTACCTGTATTTGAGAGTAGCGGATTAGATCCTCAAGTGATGGAAAAGGCTGATATTACCTCCGTAGGCACTTTAGTTGCCCTTACAAATAATGGGGATGTTAATTTAATGATTGCACAAAGGGCGATCGAGGAGTTTGCACCGCCGAAGGTGTTGGCAGTTTTTCCGAAGCAAAATGATAATAATGTGAAGGCTAATAAGCAAAAAATTAATCAACCTTTTATTAATGAGTTACCTGTAAAAGTTTGGAATCAATATCTCCAAGATGGTTTATTTAGGCTTGGTAAAACGGTGATTAGGGGTAAGGGTGATGCTATCGATTTTCAGCAGGTACATATCCAAGCGTTGATTGCTTCGGGGGAAATGTTGCCTTTGTTGGTACGTCGAAATGGTAAGTTAGATATTATCCAAGCTAATGAAGAATGGAAGTTAGGGGATGAAATTATTTATCTTCTTCATGATCCTCGTCCGCAATTATTAAAACGTTTATCGGGGGTAAGCGCTTCTTCCCGTCTCAATTTGGAAAAATTACCGAAGGTTGAGGAGATTCCTTTGCCGGTGAATATTAAACAAGCATAG
- the nanE gene encoding N-acylglucosamine-6-phosphate 2-epimerase, giving the protein MDVLKSSLIVSCQAPSDSPLHQPQMIGAIALASIMNGAKGVRIDSPSHIQAVRSLAPDIPIIGLWKQMGLNSSVYITPRYEDAVAVSEAGADIIAVDGTLRSRPNGETMADIIAKIKSDLGRLVMADIDTLQSAIASSQAGADFIGTTLYGYTEDTAHKTPPNFDFLKQLVTTIDKPIICEGGIKTPQEAKKALEIGAFAVVVGTAITGIDLQTREYVATMEAENRQGT; this is encoded by the coding sequence ATGGATGTTCTTAAATCGAGTTTAATTGTTTCTTGTCAGGCGCCTAGTGATTCTCCTTTGCATCAACCCCAGATGATAGGTGCGATCGCCCTTGCATCCATTATGAATGGGGCAAAAGGAGTCAGAATCGATAGCCCAAGCCACATCCAAGCAGTACGTTCATTAGCTCCTGATATTCCCATTATCGGTTTATGGAAGCAAATGGGACTAAATTCTTCCGTATATATTACCCCCCGATATGAAGATGCCGTGGCAGTAAGCGAAGCAGGGGCGGATATTATTGCGGTGGATGGCACCCTCAGAAGTCGTCCTAACGGAGAAACCATGGCGGATATTATTGCTAAAATTAAATCTGATTTAGGTCGTTTGGTGATGGCTGATATTGATACCCTTCAAAGTGCGATCGCCTCTAGCCAAGCAGGAGCAGACTTTATCGGTACCACCCTCTACGGTTATACAGAAGATACCGCCCATAAAACTCCCCCTAACTTTGACTTTCTCAAACAATTAGTAACCACTATCGATAAACCAATTATTTGTGAAGGAGGTATCAAAACCCCCCAAGAAGCAAAAAAAGCCCTCGAAATAGGAGCTTTTGCGGTGGTTGTGGGTACTGCCATCACAGGTATTGATTTACAAACAAGGGAATATGTGGCGACCATGGAGGCAGAAAATAGGCAAGGTACTTAA
- a CDS encoding Cytochrome c, class I, protein MNNQILETKINRPEVRNVIITISSVILLTTVIILSFWLLPSKNPYIIEVLSYQGNGERGEAIFNVNCAGCHGIQGVGNVGPTLTNVSKRKSEQSIINQVISGKTPPMPKFQPSAEEMADLLAYLRELN, encoded by the coding sequence GTGAACAACCAAATATTAGAAACAAAAATTAATAGACCAGAAGTCAGGAACGTGATCATAACCATTTCCAGTGTTATTTTGTTAACAACGGTAATAATTCTCTCATTTTGGTTGTTACCTTCTAAAAATCCCTACATCATCGAAGTATTGTCTTATCAAGGTAATGGGGAAAGGGGAGAGGCAATTTTTAATGTTAACTGTGCTGGGTGCCATGGAATACAGGGGGTAGGAAATGTAGGGCCGACTTTAACCAATGTTTCTAAACGCAAATCGGAACAGAGTATTATTAATCAGGTAATTAGCGGTAAAACTCCCCCTATGCCTAAGTTTCAACCTTCTGCCGAGGAGATGGCGGATTTATTGGCTTATTTACGAGAGTTGAATTAA
- a CDS encoding UDP-glucose:tetrahydrobiopterin glucosyltransferase has translation MHKLLFMSTSVGALSSGIGGGVELTLYNLIQEMQKRGYDITTVAPQDSYFANAKIIEIEGNVHIPAQTQSRDIPTIMPENSVLANMWEYARKVQSDYDLIVNFAFDWLPFYLTPFFSTPIAQFISMGSLSDSLDEIMDKIAQQYPHNFGVYTKSQANTFPFSQVCEILGSGLDLSSYQYSEKFDKKLAWLGRIAPEKALEDAVKACDITQIPLLIFGKIQDEQYWQKILAQYPDAPIDYRGFLSTQDLQQELRECQGLLMTPRWIEAFGNVAIEALACGVPVIAYARGGPSEIVEDGKTGFLVTPDSVDGLVEAINKLSTINRYDCRLVVEREYSLDVWGDRFESWFKKIVPQAG, from the coding sequence ATGCACAAACTGTTATTTATGTCAACCTCCGTGGGTGCTTTAAGCTCAGGCATTGGGGGCGGTGTAGAATTAACCCTATACAACCTTATCCAAGAAATGCAAAAAAGAGGGTATGACATCACCACCGTAGCCCCCCAAGACTCTTACTTTGCTAATGCCAAAATTATCGAAATAGAAGGGAATGTGCATATACCAGCCCAGACTCAATCAAGGGATATTCCTACCATCATGCCTGAAAACTCCGTTTTGGCGAATATGTGGGAATATGCGAGAAAAGTACAGTCAGATTATGACTTGATTGTTAACTTTGCCTTTGATTGGCTTCCTTTTTACTTAACACCTTTTTTCTCTACCCCCATCGCCCAATTTATCAGCATGGGTTCTTTATCCGATAGTTTGGATGAGATTATGGATAAAATTGCCCAACAATATCCCCACAATTTTGGAGTATATACCAAGTCTCAGGCAAATACTTTTCCTTTTAGTCAGGTGTGCGAAATATTGGGCAGTGGGTTGGATTTGTCGTCATATCAATATAGTGAAAAATTTGATAAAAAACTGGCATGGTTAGGAAGAATTGCCCCAGAAAAAGCCCTGGAAGATGCGGTAAAAGCCTGTGATATTACCCAAATTCCTTTATTAATTTTTGGTAAAATTCAAGATGAGCAATATTGGCAAAAAATTCTCGCTCAATATCCTGATGCCCCCATCGACTATCGGGGTTTTTTATCTACCCAAGATTTACAACAGGAATTAAGGGAATGTCAAGGATTATTAATGACTCCTCGCTGGATAGAGGCTTTTGGGAATGTGGCCATAGAGGCTTTGGCTTGTGGTGTTCCTGTAATCGCCTATGCTAGGGGTGGCCCATCGGAAATTGTGGAGGATGGTAAGACGGGATTTTTGGTAACTCCTGATAGTGTGGATGGTTTGGTGGAGGCTATTAATAAGTTATCTACTATTAACCGTTATGATTGTCGTTTGGTGGTGGAAAGGGAGTATTCTTTGGATGTGTGGGGAGATAGGTTTGAGAGTTGGTTTAAAAAAATAGTTCCTCAGGCTGGTTAG
- the miaB gene encoding tRNA-i(6)A37 thiotransferase enzyme MiaB, protein MTNNNRRYNIITFGCQMNKADSERMAGILETMGYDFTEDPNEANVIVYNTCSIRDNAEQKVYSYLGRQAKRKHKEGDLTLVVAGCVAQQEGEQLLRRVPEIDLIMGPQHANRLDSLLDQVFAGNQIVATEPVHIFEDITKPRRESSVSAWVNIIYGCNERCSYCVVPNTRGVEQSRTPEAIKAEIEELARQGYTEITLLGQNIDAYGRDLPGTTETGRNKHTLTDLLYFIHDVEGIERIRFATSHPRYFTERLIKACHELPKVCEHFHIPFQSGDNDVLKAMKRGYTHERYRDIINKIRGYMPDAAISADAIVGFPGETEEQFENTLRLVEDIGFDLLNTAAYSPRPQTPAAEWENQLSEEVKGDRLARLNHLVSVKAAQRSQRYLGKIEQVLVEDVNPKDATQVVGRTDGNRLTFFAGDINELKGKIVPVKITQVRAFSLTGEALTLVEA, encoded by the coding sequence ATGACCAACAATAATCGCCGATATAATATCATTACCTTCGGTTGTCAAATGAATAAGGCAGACTCCGAGCGCATGGCAGGAATATTGGAAACCATGGGTTATGATTTTACTGAGGATCCTAACGAAGCCAATGTGATTGTATATAATACCTGTAGTATCAGGGATAATGCTGAGCAAAAAGTTTATTCTTATTTGGGCAGACAGGCAAAAAGAAAACATAAAGAGGGTGACTTAACCCTTGTGGTAGCCGGTTGTGTCGCACAACAGGAAGGAGAGCAACTTTTAAGGCGTGTGCCTGAAATTGACCTGATTATGGGGCCTCAACACGCCAATCGCCTTGATAGTTTATTGGATCAAGTATTTGCAGGGAATCAGATTGTAGCTACTGAGCCCGTGCATATTTTTGAGGATATTACTAAACCCCGCCGAGAAAGCAGTGTTTCGGCTTGGGTAAATATTATTTATGGTTGCAATGAAAGATGTAGTTATTGTGTAGTGCCAAATACTAGAGGCGTGGAGCAATCTCGCACCCCCGAAGCCATTAAGGCGGAAATTGAAGAACTTGCCCGTCAGGGTTATACGGAGATAACTTTATTGGGTCAAAATATCGATGCCTATGGGCGTGACTTACCTGGTACAACGGAAACAGGGAGAAATAAGCATACTTTGACGGATTTACTCTATTTTATCCATGATGTGGAAGGGATCGAGCGCATCCGCTTTGCCACTTCCCATCCCCGCTATTTTACCGAGCGTTTAATCAAGGCTTGTCATGAGTTGCCCAAGGTGTGTGAACATTTCCACATTCCTTTTCAGTCGGGGGATAATGATGTATTAAAAGCCATGAAGCGCGGTTATACCCATGAACGTTATCGAGATATTATCAATAAAATTCGTGGTTATATGCCTGATGCTGCCATTAGTGCGGATGCCATTGTGGGTTTTCCGGGGGAAACAGAGGAGCAGTTTGAGAATACTTTAAGGTTAGTGGAGGATATTGGTTTTGACCTTTTGAATACGGCGGCTTATTCTCCTCGTCCTCAAACCCCTGCGGCGGAATGGGAAAATCAGCTTAGTGAGGAGGTAAAGGGCGATCGCCTGGCGCGCCTAAATCATTTAGTATCAGTTAAGGCGGCGCAACGTTCTCAACGGTATCTTGGTAAAATTGAGCAGGTATTGGTGGAGGATGTTAATCCCAAGGATGCGACTCAAGTGGTGGGTAGGACAGATGGTAATCGTCTTACTTTCTTTGCAGGGGATATAAATGAGTTAAAAGGGAAAATTGTCCCCGTGAAAATTACTCAGGTAAGGGCTTTTAGCCTCACTGGGGAAGCTCTAACTTTGGTGGAAGCCTAA
- a CDS encoding diguanylate cyclase/phosphodiesterase with PAS/PAC sensor(s): MKKNPWKYLKSLRYSIVLVTCCCLMLVGQATLSQQISHNLERDIKVGIYQNSPKVFVDDSGNPAGFWVDIVDNIARINNWSIVYVPCIWSECLNLVEEDGLDLMVDVAYSPERDRTFSFNSNVVLASWSQIYARQGLELNSILELDNTRIGILRSSIQQDVLEKEIQAFGIYPTLVEVDSFDEVFALLEKGEIDAGIVNNFFATKEANKYSIVKTNILINPARLHFITQNDDPKNILPELDLVMEQLIDDPNSSYYQAMNRWLEPQKVFGWQDIRKIIMDFIIYTPFF; this comes from the coding sequence ATGAAAAAAAATCCTTGGAAATATTTAAAAAGTTTAAGGTATAGTATCGTTTTAGTAACTTGTTGTTGTCTTATGCTAGTAGGACAAGCAACTTTATCACAACAAATTTCCCATAATTTAGAAAGAGATATAAAAGTGGGAATTTATCAAAATAGTCCAAAAGTATTTGTGGATGATAGCGGTAATCCTGCTGGTTTTTGGGTTGATATAGTTGATAATATTGCGAGAATAAATAATTGGTCAATAGTTTATGTACCCTGTATTTGGAGTGAATGTTTAAATCTGGTAGAAGAAGATGGTTTAGATTTGATGGTTGATGTGGCTTATTCTCCTGAGCGCGATCGCACCTTTAGCTTTAATAGTAACGTAGTATTAGCCAGTTGGTCACAAATTTACGCCAGACAAGGATTAGAATTAAACTCAATATTAGAATTAGATAACACAAGAATTGGAATATTAAGATCAAGCATTCAACAAGATGTTTTAGAAAAAGAAATACAGGCTTTTGGAATCTATCCAACCCTTGTAGAAGTCGATAGTTTTGATGAAGTTTTTGCTCTTTTAGAAAAGGGAGAGATAGATGCAGGAATAGTTAATAATTTTTTTGCAACGAAGGAAGCTAATAAATATAGTATTGTTAAAACTAATATTTTAATTAATCCAGCCCGTTTACACTTTATTACTCAGAATGATGATCCAAAAAATATATTACCAGAATTAGATCTGGTTATGGAACAATTAATAGATGATCCCAATTCTAGCTACTATCAAGCGATGAATAGATGGCTTGAGCCTCAAAAAGTGTTTGGTTGGCAAGACATAAGAAAAATTATCATGGATTTTATTATTTACACACCTTTTTTTTGA
- the cobA gene encoding uroporphyrin-III C-methyltransferase, translating to MSQNSFVGTVYLVGAGPGDPGLLTVKGKSLLELADVVVYDALVSEEILNIISPYAEKINAGKRRGRHSLPQNQTNEILIEKAREHVIVVRLKGGDPFVFGRGGEEMADLIKAGIPVEVVPGITSGIAAPAYAGIPVTHRGYSSSVTFVTGHESVGKYRPNVDWSAIARGSETIVIYMGIHNLHQIIPQLIEAGLTPQTQIALIRWGTRPDQQELYGDLENIIDKVESSGFEAPAIAVIGKVVGFRQEINEILCN from the coding sequence ATGAGTCAAAATTCTTTTGTTGGAACAGTTTATTTAGTGGGTGCAGGTCCTGGAGACCCCGGATTGCTTACGGTTAAGGGAAAATCCCTGTTAGAATTGGCAGATGTGGTAGTGTATGATGCTTTGGTTAGCGAAGAAATTTTAAATATAATTAGTCCCTACGCCGAAAAAATTAACGCAGGAAAACGCCGTGGTCGCCATTCTTTACCCCAAAACCAAACCAATGAAATTTTGATCGAAAAAGCTCGTGAACACGTCATAGTGGTACGCCTAAAGGGTGGAGATCCCTTTGTTTTTGGTCGGGGAGGGGAAGAAATGGCAGATTTAATCAAAGCGGGGATTCCTGTGGAGGTGGTGCCAGGTATTACTTCGGGCATTGCCGCCCCTGCTTATGCTGGTATTCCTGTTACCCATCGGGGTTATAGTTCATCGGTTACTTTTGTTACTGGTCATGAATCGGTGGGAAAATATCGCCCTAATGTGGATTGGAGTGCGATCGCCCGTGGCTCAGAAACTATAGTTATTTATATGGGTATCCATAACCTCCATCAAATCATCCCCCAATTAATCGAAGCAGGGTTGACACCCCAAACCCAAATCGCCCTCATCCGTTGGGGTACACGCCCCGATCAACAGGAGTTATATGGTGATCTCGAAAATATTATTGATAAAGTAGAATCATCAGGATTTGAAGCCCCTGCGATCGCAGTTATCGGTAAAGTAGTGGGATTTAGGCAAGAAATAAACGAAATACTATGCAACTAA
- the crtH gene encoding prolycopene isomerase CrtH: MSKYDVIVIGSGIGGLVTATQLAAKGIKVLVLERYLIPGGSAGYFEREGYRFDVGASMIFGFGTEGTTNLLTRALDAVDMNMETYADPVQIHYHLPDNLDLKVHRDYDKFLQELYARFPDEEEGIKKFYDECWKVFNCLNTMELLSLEEVGYLTRVFFQHPLACLGLVKYLPLNVGDIARKHIRNPELLKFIDMECYCWSVVPADKTPMINAGMVFSDRHYGGINYPKGGVGQIALKLVEGLENHGGEIHYGARVTEIVTEGNCAIAVRLADGTEYQAERIVSNATRWDTFEKLIEKEKPAKEKRWENNYKQSPSFLSLHLGVNAKVLPHGTECHHIILENWSNLEAEQGTIFVSIPTLLDPSLAPEGYHIIHTFTPSYIDYWKGLSGEQYEYKKEEAAGRLIERLEKIFPGLDVGLDYMEIGTPRTHRRFLNRDNGTYGPIPRRKLKGLLSMPFNRTAIKNLYCVGDSTFPGQGLNAVAFSGFSCAHRIAVDLGY; the protein is encoded by the coding sequence ATGAGTAAATACGATGTCATAGTAATCGGCTCAGGTATTGGTGGCTTAGTAACCGCTACTCAATTGGCCGCCAAAGGTATAAAAGTATTAGTTTTAGAACGTTACCTTATCCCGGGAGGCAGTGCAGGGTATTTTGAAAGGGAAGGTTATCGCTTTGATGTGGGCGCTTCGATGATTTTTGGTTTTGGTACTGAAGGTACTACCAATCTGTTAACCCGTGCCTTGGATGCCGTGGATATGAACATGGAAACCTATGCAGATCCAGTACAAATACACTATCATTTACCTGATAATTTAGACCTAAAAGTTCACCGAGACTATGACAAGTTTTTACAGGAATTATACGCCCGTTTTCCCGATGAGGAGGAGGGCATCAAAAAGTTTTATGATGAATGTTGGAAGGTGTTTAATTGTCTCAACACCATGGAATTACTTTCTTTAGAAGAAGTTGGTTATTTAACGAGGGTATTTTTCCAGCATCCTCTTGCCTGTTTGGGTTTGGTCAAATATTTACCCCTCAATGTGGGAGATATTGCCCGTAAGCATATCAGAAATCCTGAGTTGTTGAAGTTTATCGATATGGAGTGTTATTGTTGGTCTGTAGTACCCGCAGATAAGACTCCCATGATTAATGCTGGGATGGTATTTTCTGACCGTCATTATGGAGGTATTAATTATCCTAAAGGGGGAGTGGGACAAATTGCCCTCAAGTTAGTGGAAGGTTTAGAGAATCATGGGGGCGAAATTCACTATGGGGCAAGGGTTACAGAGATTGTTACTGAGGGCAACTGTGCGATCGCCGTTAGACTAGCCGACGGTACAGAATATCAAGCCGAAAGGATAGTTTCCAATGCCACCCGTTGGGATACCTTCGAGAAATTAATAGAAAAAGAAAAACCAGCCAAAGAAAAAAGATGGGAAAACAACTATAAACAATCCCCCAGTTTCCTCAGTCTTCATTTAGGGGTTAATGCGAAAGTGTTACCCCATGGTACAGAATGCCATCATATCATCCTTGAAAATTGGTCAAACTTAGAAGCCGAACAAGGTACCATATTTGTATCCATTCCCACCCTTCTCGATCCCAGTTTAGCTCCAGAAGGTTATCATATTATTCATACCTTTACCCCCAGTTACATCGACTACTGGAAAGGCTTATCAGGGGAACAATATGAGTACAAAAAAGAAGAAGCAGCAGGAAGATTAATTGAGCGTTTAGAAAAAATATTTCCCGGTTTAGACGTAGGTTTAGACTATATGGAAATAGGTACTCCTCGCACCCATCGACGCTTCTTAAATCGAGATAATGGCACCTATGGGCCTATTCCCCGTCGTAAATTAAAAGGTTTATTATCCATGCCCTTCAACCGCACCGCTATTAAAAATCTTTATTGTGTGGGAGATAGTACATTCCCCGGGCAGGGTTTAAATGCAGTAGCTTTTTCTGGTTTTAGTTGCGCTCACCGCATCGCCGTTGATTTAGGTTATTAA
- the phoH gene encoding phosphate starvation-inducible protein PhoH, which produces MSEDSQTISLPSIESAIALAGKQEENLKYIARMTGANLSLQGQDLAIYGKAKPVARSIEIVKALETLWLETKPITQSDILVVFHALDTNKMEEYEGIQKEVLARTRSGESIRAKTFKQRQYVQTIQKYDITFGIGPAGTGKTFLAAVLAVQTLLNDECERLILTRPAVEAGEKLGFLPGDLQQKVDPFLRPLYDALYQFIEPIKIPELIEKGKIEVAPIAYMRGRTLSNAFVIVDEAQNTTPAQLKMVLTRLGFGSKMVVTGDITQTDLPNQQQSGLIVASKILQDVEGIGFCNLTQADVIRHPLVQKIVAAYERHF; this is translated from the coding sequence ATGTCAGAAGATTCTCAAACTATTTCCCTTCCTAGTATCGAAAGTGCGATCGCCCTTGCGGGTAAACAAGAAGAAAACCTAAAATACATAGCTAGAATGACGGGAGCAAATCTCTCTTTGCAGGGGCAAGATTTAGCCATTTATGGTAAAGCCAAACCCGTCGCCAGAAGTATTGAAATAGTCAAAGCCCTAGAAACCTTGTGGCTAGAAACAAAACCCATTACTCAGTCCGATATATTGGTGGTATTTCATGCTCTTGATACCAACAAAATGGAAGAGTATGAGGGAATCCAAAAAGAAGTACTAGCCCGTACCCGTAGCGGTGAGTCAATCCGTGCTAAAACTTTTAAACAAAGACAATACGTCCAGACTATTCAAAAATATGATATTACCTTTGGCATTGGTCCGGCTGGTACAGGAAAAACATTTTTAGCTGCGGTTTTAGCAGTCCAGACCTTGCTAAATGATGAGTGTGAAAGATTAATTTTAACTCGCCCTGCGGTGGAAGCGGGAGAGAAATTGGGTTTTTTACCAGGGGATTTACAACAAAAAGTTGACCCTTTTTTACGTCCTCTGTATGATGCTTTATATCAATTCATTGAACCGATCAAAATTCCTGAATTAATCGAAAAGGGAAAAATAGAAGTAGCCCCCATTGCTTATATGAGGGGTAGAACTTTAAGTAATGCTTTCGTTATTGTTGATGAAGCACAAAATACCACTCCAGCCCAGTTAAAAATGGTTTTAACTCGCCTTGGTTTTGGTTCTAAAATGGTAGTAACGGGGGATATAACTCAAACGGATTTACCTAATCAACAGCAGTCAGGGTTAATTGTTGCGTCCAAAATTTTGCAAGATGTGGAAGGAATTGGTTTTTGTAACCTTACCCAAGCCGATGTAATTCGTCATCCTTTGGTGCAAAAAATTGTGGCAGCCTACGAAAGACACTTTTAA